In Vibrio mangrovi, the DNA window CGGAAATGACGGTAACCGACTGATTCAGGACATGATCGACACCAATGCTTTCCAACTGAAAGATTTCAATCTGATTGAATCCAGTGAAGCCGGCATGGTGTCTCAAGTCTCCCGATCTATCCGCCGTAATCAGTGGATTGTTTTCCTTGGCTGGGCACCTCACCCAATGAATACCAACTTCAAAATGGCTTATCTCTCCGGAGGTGATGATTATTTCGGGCCGAACTACGGTGGTGCCACCGTATATACCAATGTCCGGAAAGGCTACACCGCACAATGTCCGAATGTTGGAAAACTGCTCGCCAACCTGCAGTTCAGCCTAACCATGGAGAACCAGATCATGGACGGTATACTCAACAAAAAACAACCCGCACAACAGGCAGCAAAAGCTTGGTTAAAGTCGAATCCTGAGGTTTTAGATCAATGGCTTGATGGCGTGACAACTTTAGATGGTAAGCCCGGAAAAGCAGCAGTACTTCAATACTTAAACGCTCATTAATACGCAACGGACGGAGCAGGCATGACCTGCTCCGGAGAGGTACATTATTGTGAATAATCTCATCACTGACTATAAAATCCCACTGGGTC includes these proteins:
- a CDS encoding choline ABC transporter substrate-binding protein; translation: MNFRKWPLTTKIVALSLSALFSLQSYAATTCETVHFSDVGWTDITSTTAVTSEVLNGLGYGTKTDLLSVPVTYSSMANGDIDVFLGNWMPTMEGDIKKYLDAGSVENVRANLTGAKYTLAVPQYVYDAGVHSFADLAKYASKFHNRIYGIEPGNDGNRLIQDMIDTNAFQLKDFNLIESSEAGMVSQVSRSIRRNQWIVFLGWAPHPMNTNFKMAYLSGGDDYFGPNYGGATVYTNVRKGYTAQCPNVGKLLANLQFSLTMENQIMDGILNKKQPAQQAAKAWLKSNPEVLDQWLDGVTTLDGKPGKAAVLQYLNAH